Part of the Helicobacter bilis genome is shown below.
TTCTCAAATAAGTATGCGAATATAATATTGCTTTAAGTGTTTTTTTATTAGAATATTAGAGTTTTTTTGCGTTTTTTCTACGCAAAGGCAAGAATTTGAGATTTGTTTATTTCTTTGAAGGAGAAGATAATGGCTGATGTGAAAAGGCGAGATTTCCTTGGCATGGCACTTGGCGGTGTAGCTGGTGCTGGTGCTATCGCTGCACTTGTTGCTATGAAAAAAACTTGGGATCCATTACCTAGCGTAGTTTCAGCTGGTTTTACCACCGTTGATGTTGCGGGTATGCAAGAGGGTGAGATACGCGATACACAATGGCGTGGTAAGCCTGTATATATTATGAAAAAGAAGTCTGGCGATGAGATTTCACCTGCTAGAGATTTTGAGTTAGCTGGTGAGTATTATTGCATAGGTATTAAGATTTGCACGCATTTGGGCTGTATTCCAAACTGGAAAGCTAATGAGAATCTTTTTCATTGCCCATGCCATGGCGGACAATTTACCGGTGATGGTGTGAATATCGAGGGGACACCACCACCTAGACCTTTTGACATTCCTCCTTTTGCGATTAAAGGCGATACGACTTTAATATTAGGTGAGAGTGGCACAGAGTATGAAGCAATGCTAAAAGCTTCAGGTAATGCGTAAGGAGAATGTATGGCACAAGTAAAAAAAGCGAAAAATCTAGCTGATTGGTTTGACCAAAGACTTGGGACTAATAAGCTTATTGAAGTAATGATGACAAAATATTGGATTCCAAAAAATATTAACTGGCTATGGGCTATGGGTGTGGTTTTAACCGCACTTTTTACCATGCTTGTTGTAAGTGGAATCTTCTTGCTTATGTATTATAAGCCTGATGAAAATCTTGCCTATGATTCTGTAAATTATACGATTATGCAGGAAGTTGCATTTGGCTGGCTATGGCGACATATCCATGCTGTTGCGGCTAGTATGGTATTTGTGATTATCTACATTCACATGTTTGTGGCTATTTATTATGGCTCTTATAAGAATGGTCGTGAGATGATTTGGATTAGCGGTATGGTGCTTTTTGTTATCTTTTCTGCTGAAGCGTTTAGTGGCTATATGCTTCCATGGGGACAGATGAGCTATTGGGCGGCTGCGGTTATTACAAATCTTTTTGGTGGTATCCCTTTAATTGGTAGCGATGTTGTAGAATGGGTGCGTGGTAACTATGTCGTAGCAGATTCTACACTTACAAGATTCTTTATGCTACATGTGTTTTTATTGCCAGTAGTTATTATGGGTGCTATTGCTATGCACTTTTATGCGTTGAGAAAACCGCATGTTAATAATCAAGAGGGTGAAGAAATCGACTTTGAAGCAGAAGCAGAAAAATACATGGCAGGAAATAAGAAAGAAGCTAAGGTTATCCGCTTTTGGCCTGATTTCTTATGTAAGGATATTTTTATCATATCGCTATTTATGATTCTATTCTTTGCCCTAGCTTGTTATCATTTTGATTTTGCTATGGATCCCATTAACTTTGAGCGTGCAAATCAGTTGGCAACACCAGCCCACATTTATCCAGAGTGGTATTTCTTATGGAGTTATGAAGTATTGCGTGGTATCTTCTTTAGTGCGAATCTTGGCTTAGTATTCTTTGGTATCGCACAAGTTGTATTCTTGCTACTTCCTTGGCTTGATAGAAGTAATGTTGTAAAACCTGCACATAAGCGACCCGGATTCCTTATATTCTTTATCTTACTTATCATTGACTTGATAGTGCTTACTGTATATGGGAAGTTGCCACCAGATGGTAATGCAAAATACATTGGCTTAGTTGCCTCTGTTAGCTTCCTTGTGTTGCTTTTTATCGTATTGCCTATGGTAACTATGGCAGAAAATAAAAAAGGCGGTGAATAATGAGAGAGTTTAAGATATTTATTATAGTTGCCTTTATTATAGGCGTTATGTATTATGGCGTTGAGCCTTTAGCACACCATGCAATGCACCCGCCCACTGCGGCTAGTGATTATGCTTTTAAAGATTTAGAAAAGCTTGGTAATATAGATGTAGCAAATGGTAATGTTGAGAATGGTAAAAGTGTATTTGCAGCACAATGTACGAGCTGTCATACTCTTAATTCACAACCAGATGCAGATCTTAATATAAGAAATCCAAAGACTTTACAG
Proteins encoded:
- a CDS encoding cytochrome b translates to MAQVKKAKNLADWFDQRLGTNKLIEVMMTKYWIPKNINWLWAMGVVLTALFTMLVVSGIFLLMYYKPDENLAYDSVNYTIMQEVAFGWLWRHIHAVAASMVFVIIYIHMFVAIYYGSYKNGREMIWISGMVLFVIFSAEAFSGYMLPWGQMSYWAAAVITNLFGGIPLIGSDVVEWVRGNYVVADSTLTRFFMLHVFLLPVVIMGAIAMHFYALRKPHVNNQEGEEIDFEAEAEKYMAGNKKEAKVIRFWPDFLCKDIFIISLFMILFFALACYHFDFAMDPINFERANQLATPAHIYPEWYFLWSYEVLRGIFFSANLGLVFFGIAQVVFLLLPWLDRSNVVKPAHKRPGFLIFFILLIIDLIVLTVYGKLPPDGNAKYIGLVASVSFLVLLFIVLPMVTMAENKKGGE
- the petA gene encoding ubiquinol-cytochrome c reductase iron-sulfur subunit; its protein translation is MADVKRRDFLGMALGGVAGAGAIAALVAMKKTWDPLPSVVSAGFTTVDVAGMQEGEIRDTQWRGKPVYIMKKKSGDEISPARDFELAGEYYCIGIKICTHLGCIPNWKANENLFHCPCHGGQFTGDGVNIEGTPPPRPFDIPPFAIKGDTTLILGESGTEYEAMLKASGNA